DNA from Nymphaea colorata isolate Beijing-Zhang1983 chromosome 4, ASM883128v2, whole genome shotgun sequence:
CCCCCCATCACAGTTCCGCCGGTGACAGTCCCGCCAGTGACAGTTCCACCGGTGACCGTTCCGCCAGTGACAGTTCCGCCGGTGACCGTTCCGCCTGTGACAGTTCCGCCGGTGACCGTTCCGCCAGTGACAGTTCCGCGGCTTCCGCCAGTGACAGTTCCGCGGCTTCCCCCAGTGACTGTTCCTCCGGTGACCGTCCCGCCGGTGACTGTTCCTCCGGTGACCGTCCCGCCCATCTTAAAACCGCCAATCAACCTTCCTCCTGTGACTATACCTCCTATAACAGTTCCACCAGTTGTGAAGCCGCCATCAACTCCCTGCCCACCAACATCACCAACTACTCCAACCCCACCATCTACTCCGGCCAAGTGCCCCATTGATGCACTCAAGCTGGGTGCTTGTGTTGACCTCTTGGGCGGTCTGGTGCACGTTGGGCTGGGTGACCCAGTGGCGAACCAGTGCTGCCCTATTCTCAGTGGCCTCGTGGAGCTAGAGGCTGCTGTCTGCCTTTGCACCACCATTAAGCTTAAGCTGCTCAG
Protein-coding regions in this window:
- the LOC116252315 gene encoding 36.4 kDa proline-rich protein; the encoded protein is MASHPSKLYALFLILIVFVSTSPPILACGSCRKNHRKPTKPILPPVVIKPPITKPNLPPVVIKPPITVPPVTVPPVTVPPVTVPPVTVPPVTVPPVTVPPVTVPPVTVPRLPPVTVPRLPPVTVPPVTVPPVTVPPVTVPPILKPPINLPPVTIPPITVPPVVKPPSTPCPPTSPTTPTPPSTPAKCPIDALKLGACVDLLGGLVHVGLGDPVANQCCPILSGLVELEAAVCLCTTIKLKLLSINLVLPLALELLVTCGKNPPPGFTCPA